DNA from Nitriliruptor alkaliphilus DSM 45188:
TCTCGCACACCCACCGCATGCCGTTCGACGACTACTTCCGCACCGGCGTCGACACCATCGACTACCTCGAGGCCTACCTCGATGACGCCGGTTCGGGCGTCGCCCTGCCGGCGGCGGTGATCCTCGAGACCGTCCAGGGCGAGGGTGGCCTCCGGGTCGCCTCCGACGCGTGGCTGCAGCGCCTCTCGGCGCTGTGCCGCGAGCACGGGATCCTGCTCATCGTCGACGACATCCAGGCCGGGTGCGGCCGTACCGGCACCTTCTTCAGCTTCGAGCCGTCCGGGATCGTGCCGGACATCATCACCCTGTCGAAGTCGCTGTCCGGGCTGGGGCTGCCCTTCGCCGTCACCCTCATGCGTCCCGAGCTGGACGTGTGGGAGCCGGGCGAGCACAACGGCACCTTCCGCGGCTTCAACCCGGCCTTCGTCACCGCGACCGCGGCGCTCGAGCGCTGGCGTGACGGCGCCTTCGCCTCCGAGGTGCGCCGCAAGGCCGAGCTGGTGACCACCGGTCTCCAGGGGCTCGCGGACCGCATGCCGGCCGGTGAGGCCCGCGTCGTCGGTCGCGGCTTCATGCAGGGCGTCGAGCTCGACACACCGGGGCTGGCCACGGCCGTCGCCCGCGAGGCGTTCGCCCGCCAGGTCCTGGTCGAGACCGCGGGTGCGGACGACCAGGTCGTCAAGCTCCTGCCCCCGCTGACCATCAGCGAAGCTGAGCTCGCCCACGCCTTCGCGGTCCTCAGCGATGCCCTGGACGCCGCTCGGTCCCAGCACGAGGTCACGCCGGACGCCGCGCCGGCCCTCCTCTCGGCCTGAGCTGCCAGCCCGACCTACGCCACCGGAGACCACCGTGATCGTCCGTACGAAGTCCGAGCTCGCCGGGACCGACCGCGTCACCCACGCGGAGACCTGGTCGAGCCACCGCCTCCTGCTCGCCCGTGACGGGCAGTCGTTCTCCTTCCACGACACCACGCTGCACGCCGGGACCGAGACGCGGATGTGGTACCGCAACCACGTCGAGGCCGTCTACTGCGTCGGCGGCACCGGCGAGCTCGAGGACCTCGAGACCGGCGAGACGTACGCCATCGCCGACGGGACGATGTACTGCCTCGACGGCAACGAGCGTCACATCCTGCGGGCGCACACCGATCTGCGCATGATCTGCGTCTTCGACCCCCCGGTCACCGGCCAGGAGACCCACGACGCCGACGGCGCCTACCCCCTCCTGACGGACGCCTGAGCCCTGGCGCCCGGCCCCGACCTGCCGCAGGATGGGGCCCGACGACCCACGACCCCGACACGAGGAGCGTGACGAGCTCTATGGCTTCGACCACCACCCACGACCGCTACCCCACCCGTGTCGCCGAGCCGCGCATCATCGACCGTGACGACCCCGTCGTGGCCGCCTCGGCACGCGAGCCCGGCGCCGGGCCCCTGAGCGTCGAGCAGGTCGACAGCTTCGAGCGCGACGGCTTCCTCTTCCTCGAGGACGTGTTCAGCAAGCAGGAGACCGACCGCTTCCTCGCCGAGCTGCACCGCCTGTCGGCCGACGAGGATCTCAAGCGCCAGGAGCGGGTCATCACCGAGCGTGGGACCGATGAGGTGCGCTCGATCTTCGAGATCCACACCGTCAGCGACCTGTTCCTCGAGATGGCCCGTGACGCCCGCCTGGCCGATGTGACCCGGCAACTGCACGGCGAGGACGTCTACCTGCACCAGACCAGGGTGAACTTCAAGCCCGGGTTCCGGGGCAAGGAGTTCTACTGGCACTCCGACTTCGAGACCTGGCACAGCGAGGATGGGATGCCGACCCCGCGGGCCATCTCGGCGTCGATCGCGCTGACCGACAACACCGAGCACAACGGCCCACTGATGGTGATGCCGGGTTCGCACCGACGCTTCGTGGCCTGCGTCGGCGAGACGCCGGAGGACAACTACCGCTCATCGTTGCAGAAGCAGGAGGCTGGCACCCCCGACGAGGACAGCCTGTCCCAGCTGGCGGCCGACTTCGGCATCGTCGCACCCAAGGGCCTGGCCGGATCGGTGGTGTTCTTCGACAGCAACATCATGCACGGCTCCAACGGGAACATCACCCCGTTCGCCCGCAGCAACGCGTTCTTCGTCTACAACGCGGTGAGCAACGCGCTGCAGGCGCCGTTCGCCGCGGCGGCACCACGCCCGCCGTACATCGCGCACCGCGAGGTCGACCCGCTGCCGCGCAGCTGACCGTGCTCGCACCGCCCCCGGAGGCCCGCCGGATCCGGCGGGCCTCCGGTGTGCGGGTGGCGCCGACTCAGGCGCGCATCCGCTCCGCCGCGATGGCGATGAAGACCGCGTGGGAGGTGGCGACCAGGTCGCCGTCCGGTCCGGCCACCCGGGCTTCGGCCTCGCAGAACAGCTTGCGTCCCTCGCGTCGCACGACCCGGGAGCGGAACTCGAGGGGTTGCCCGATCGGTGTCGGTGCGAGGTAGCGCACCGTCAGTTCACCGGTGAACCCCGGTGTGTGGGTGAACGTCAGCAGGTACCCGAGGACGTCGTCGAAGATCGCGGCGACGATGCCGCCGTGCGACCGACCAGGCGCACCCTCGAAGGCCGGCCCGAGCTCGACCCGGGCGACGGCTTCGTCACCGTCGCGGTGGACGTCGATGGCGATGCCGAGCGGGTTCCACGGCCCCGACACGAAGCACTCGTCGAAGTGCACGATCCGGGCGCCGTCGGGGACCTCCACGTCGAACATGCGGCGCTTGAGTTCCAGGAGGTCGCGGACCCGCGCCGGGGCCGCCTCGAGGTCGTCGGCCACCCGGTCGGCCGCCGCCGCCACACGTTCGAGCAGCGCCTCGTCCGCTTCGTGACCGGACACGGCGTGGCCGAGCCGTCGGAGCGCTGCGGCCGCGCGGGCACGTGGGTGGTGGGACATCTCGTCGGTCACGGCGCGCTCCGGTCGCGGACCCCGAACCGTAGTGGCCGCCCGGTGCCGGCCTACGCTGCCGCGACCGGACGTCGGAGGGCGGCTCGTGGAGCTCGAGGGACCGGCCGACCCGGCCGAGATCGACGTGCAGCTGGCCGTCGCCGCCCAGCAACGGCTCGGCGAGACGTTGCTCGCCCGCAGCGACGATCCGGACCGCTCGTGCGGCCGCTGCCGGTTCTTCCTCAACCCGGGCCACGAGCTCGCGTACTGCTGGCACCCGGCGCAGCGCTCCCTCGTCGACGCCGCGTGGGTGTGCCGTGACTTCGACGAGGACCGGCTCGACCGCTAGGTGAGCCGGTGGGCTAGGCCGGCCCGTCGCCGCGCGGCACACCGGTCTCCGCGGTCGTCCCCGCCGGCGCCTCGGGACTGCGCACCTCGATGCGGTCGGCGCGGCGGCCATCCAGACCGAGCACGGTGAGCAGCCACCCGTCGGCGGTCGTCCAGCGGTCCCCCACCTCGAGCAGCCGACCGATCCGCTCGGTCACCCACCCGGAGACCGTCTCGGCCTCGCCGCCCGCGAGGTCGAGGCCCGTCATGCGCTCGAGCTCGTCGCGGCGCAGCATCCCCGGCACGATCCACACCAGCTCGGCCTCGGTCGTGCCGTGGCGGGTGTCGTCGAACTCGTCGTCGATCTCGCCGACGAGCTCCTCGAGCACGTCCTCGAGCGTCACGAGGCCGGCCGTGCCGCCGTACTCGTCGATGACCAACGCGGCGTGCGAGCGTTGCTCGAGCATCTCGCGCAGGAGCGACTCGAGATCCCGGGACTCGGGGACGGCGGGGACCGGCCGCAGCACGTCGGCTGCCAGGGTGGTCGAGGGGTCGCCCACCTCGCCGACGAGCAGGTCCTTGACGTGCACGATCCCGACCACGTGGTCGACGTCCTCGTGGAAGACCGGCAGCCGGGTGTGTCCGGTCTCCGCGGCCACGGCCAGGAGCTGTTCCACCGTGGCGTCGTCGGGGACCGTGACCAGGTCGACGCGGGCCGTCATGGCCGACTCGGCGTCGATCTCGGCGAGCCGGAGTGCCGCCGTCAGCACACGGGCATCGTGGGGCTCGATGGTCCCGCTCTCGCCGGATTCGGTCACGACGAACAGCAGCTCCTCGGCGGTGTGCACCAACTTGTGCTCGTCGACGGGCTCGACCCGGACGGCCCGGACCAGCAGGTTCGCCAGGCCGTTGAGCAGGACGATCAGGGGACGCAGCACGGCCACGAAGATCGAGAACGGACGGGCGAGCGCGAACGCCACCGGCTCGGCCCGGGCGAGCGCCAGGTTCTTGGGAGCCATCTCGCCGACGACCATGTGGAGGAACACCACGAGGGACAGCGCGAGCACCACCGCGACGATGGGGACCGCCCCGACCGGGAGCGGGGTCCCACCGAGCCAGCCGGCGAACAGCGACGCGACGGCGGGTTCGGCCACCGCTCCGAGGCCGAGCGAACACATCGTGATGCCGAGCTGCGCCCCCGAGAAGGTCACCGACAGCTCGGTCAGGCTCGCGAGCGACCGGGCGGCCCGTGGGTCGCCCGCCTCCGCCGCTTCCTCGACGCGCGTGCGGCGCGCCGCGAGCAGCGCGATCTCGACCGCGACGAAGCCGCCGTTGAGCACCAACAGGGCCACACCGAGGGCGATCGCCGGCCAGCTGAAGCTGCCGGCGGCGGCATCGGCGGCCACGGCGAGGACGGTGGGCGGCAGGGTCACGATCCCACCTCCCCGTCGCGTGGCGTCGTGCGGCGGTCGGTCACCGTCAGCTCGGTGATGCGCACGCCCTCGACCCCGGTCACCTCCAGGTCGAACTCGTCGGTCGCCACCACCTCGCCCGGCTCGGGGATGTGGCCGAGGCGGTCGAGCACGAACCCGGCCACCGTCTCGTACGCGCCGTCGGGGACCTCGACGCCGAGCAACTCCTCGAGCCGTTCGGTGCGCAGCGATCCGCGCACCACGTGACGGTCCGCACCGAGGCGGCGCACCGTCGCCTCGGACGCGTCGAACTCGTCCTCGATGTCGCCGACGAGCACCTCGAGCACGTCCTCGACGGTGACGATGCCGGCTGTGCCGCCGAACTCGTCGACCACGACCGCGAACGTGCGCTGCGCGTGGCGGAAGGCGCTGAGCAGGCTGCGCAGCGGCTGGCTCTCGGGCACCACGAGGGGCGGCTGCAGCAGCTCGGTCACCGACGTCGCGGCGTGGGCGTCGGTGGCCACCAGCAGCAGGTCCTTGACGTGCACCGTGCCGCGGACCTCGTCCTCGCTCGCACCGCGGACCGGGAACCGGCTGTGGCCCGTCGCTGCGGCGGCGACGCGAAGATCGGCGAGGGTCTGGTCCTCAGCGAGCCACACCACGTCGGGCCGCGGGACCATCACCTCACCAGCGCGCGAGTCGCCGAGCTCGACCGCCCGCCGGAGCAACCGGGTCTGCTCCTCGGTCAGCGCGCCCTCACGTCCCGAGGCGGCGATGATCCGCGCGAGCTCGTCGAGGGAGTGCCCGCCCTCGAGCTCGGTGGTGACCTCGACCCGGAACAGGTGCCGGGTGAGCCACTGCGCCGCACCGTCGAACACCACGATGATCGGGCGGAGCAGGAGCCCGAAGGTCCGGGTCAGCGGCGTCACCACGAGGGCCACACCGAGGGGACGCGAGATCGCGAGGTTCTTGGGGAACAGCTCGCCGACCACCATCTGGGTGATCGTCGACAGCAGGAAGGCGAGGGCGACGGCGACGCCGAGCCGTGCCCCCTCCGGCAACCCGACGAGATCGAGCACCGGCTGGATGATCGTCTCGCCGAGCGCCCGTTCGGCGATGAACCCCAGCAGCAGCGAGGTGGCCGTGATGCCGAACTGCGCGGCCGACAGGGTGTACGACAGCTGACTCAGCTCACGCAGCACGATCCGGGCCCGGCGGTCGCCCCCGCCGGCGAGGTCCTCGACCTGGGCCCGGCGCACGGACACCAGCGCGAACTCGGCGGCGACGAACAGGCCGTTGCCAGCGATCAGGAGCGCGACGAGCGCCAGCCCGAGCGGACCGCTCACGGGCGGCGCTGCGGTACGGGGGGCGGATGGCTCGGGTCGTCCACGGAAGCGGAGGCTAGCCGGCCACCGGCGCGGTGACCGACCTGGCGGTCAGCCGTTCAGCTCGGCCACACAGGTGACCTGGCGGACGTCCGCGACGTCGAAGGTGCGCCCCTGCGACGCTGCCAGGTCGAGCCGGCGGCCAGGCTCCAGGGTCACGTCCAGTTCGATGCGTTGCCGCGTGAGCACCTGGACCGCGCCGTCGGTTCCCACGACGTGCAGCGACACCGTCAGGGTCCCGCGGGCGACGAGACCGCGGTCGGACGGTGCCTCCAGCGCGGCGGCGCACGCCACCTGACGACGCGGGGCGTCGTCGCCGGGGTGGGTCGCCACGGTGAGGGCCGGCGGGTCCACGCCACGCTCGACGCTGGTCGAGGAGGTCACGGTCCACTCGACGCCGTCGCTGTCGAGCACCGGCCCGGTCGATCGTGCGGGCCCGGCAGCGAGCACCATGGGTGCCGGCGTGGGTGCCGGTTCGGCCGGGGCTGGCTGGGTCGGCGTGGGGCTCGTCGGCGTGGGGCTCGTCGGCGCCGGGCTCGTCGGCGCCGGGCTCGTCGGCGCCGGGCTCGTCGGTGGTGCGGCCTCGTCGGCCGCGTCCGGGTCGTCCGTCTCGGCGGTGCCGTCCTCGTCGCCGGGCCCGTCGTCGCCGGGCCCGTCGTCGTCGGTGTCCTCCTCGCCGTCCACGTCGGGCTCCTCGGCCGCGTCGGGCTCACGACGGTCGAGGACCTCGCCCTCGACCTCGACTGGCAACTCGTCGGCAGCCTGGTCCTCATCCCCGTCAGCGGTGCACGCGGTCAGACCGAGCATCACCGCGAGCGAACTGGCGACCAGCCTCGTCGCTCGACCGCCCCGCGGGGCTCCTGTACGCCTCAGACCCACCCCTGGACCTCTCGTGCTGTGCGGCCCCCGACCACACCCCCGCGTCCACCGTGCAGCGGACGCAGGCCACACGCTACCGCCGTGCAGCGCCGAGCACACGGAAGCTCACCCGCCGACCACCCTCGCACCGGGCAGCAGCCGCTGCGCGTGGGCACGCATGTCGAAGGAGGTGTCGACGAGGGCGTTCAGGCCGAGACCCATCAGCCCACCCACGAGCAGCTCAGCCCGGACCTCGGCCTCGGTGGCGTCGATCGTCGGGTCGTGCCGGATCCAGGCGTCCGCGAACCGCTCGACCCGCCGTCGGTGCGACCGGTTGACCCGCTCGGCGACGTGCCGGTCGGTCAGCCCCCGCGCCAGCGCGAGCTGCAGGTAGATGCGCGCGATCGGGCGTGAATCGGTGAAGAAGGTCACGAAGGCATCGACGAGGTCATCGAGCGAATCGGTCCCCGCCCCCTCCGGGTCCGGGTCGACCGACTCGATCGCCTGACGGACCACCTCGAGGACGGCGTCCTCCTTGGAGCGGAACAGGTTGTAGAAGCTGCCCGCCCCCACCGAGGCCTGATCGGTGATCGCCTTGAGGGTCACCCCCTCGATGCCCACCTCGTTCACGACCCGTCGGGTCGCGGCGAGGATCCGCTCGCGCGTCTCGAGCCCTACGCGGTACCGCGCCACCTCGCCTCCTCCCTCCCGGTCGACCGGGCTTGCAGAACTGGAGCGAACACTCCAAGATGTAGCAGACGCTCCACATCTGAGCCAGCCCGTCCGGCACCTGCCGCCCCTGCCGGACCCTCCGCGACCCGGGAGACGAAGCGTGAGCCACTACAAGTCCAACCTCCGCG
Protein-coding regions in this window:
- the ectB gene encoding diaminobutyrate--2-oxoglutarate transaminase, translated to MDTVNRLESEVRSYCRAWPTTFTTARGSWLTDEAGTRYLDLFAGAGALNYGHNDPDIKAALLDYLSTDTIVHGLDMSTTAKRSFLETFEQVILRPRGMDHRVMFPGPTGTNAVEAALKLARKVTGRTNVVCFTNAFHGMTLGSLAVTGDSMKRGGANVPLSHTHRMPFDDYFRTGVDTIDYLEAYLDDAGSGVALPAAVILETVQGEGGLRVASDAWLQRLSALCREHGILLIVDDIQAGCGRTGTFFSFEPSGIVPDIITLSKSLSGLGLPFAVTLMRPELDVWEPGEHNGTFRGFNPAFVTATAALERWRDGAFASEVRRKAELVTTGLQGLADRMPAGEARVVGRGFMQGVELDTPGLATAVAREAFARQVLVETAGADDQVVKLLPPLTISEAELAHAFAVLSDALDAARSQHEVTPDAAPALLSA
- a CDS encoding ectoine synthase, giving the protein MIVRTKSELAGTDRVTHAETWSSHRLLLARDGQSFSFHDTTLHAGTETRMWYRNHVEAVYCVGGTGELEDLETGETYAIADGTMYCLDGNERHILRAHTDLRMICVFDPPVTGQETHDADGAYPLLTDA
- the thpD gene encoding ectoine hydroxylase, giving the protein MASTTTHDRYPTRVAEPRIIDRDDPVVAASAREPGAGPLSVEQVDSFERDGFLFLEDVFSKQETDRFLAELHRLSADEDLKRQERVITERGTDEVRSIFEIHTVSDLFLEMARDARLADVTRQLHGEDVYLHQTRVNFKPGFRGKEFYWHSDFETWHSEDGMPTPRAISASIALTDNTEHNGPLMVMPGSHRRFVACVGETPEDNYRSSLQKQEAGTPDEDSLSQLAADFGIVAPKGLAGSVVFFDSNIMHGSNGNITPFARSNAFFVYNAVSNALQAPFAAAAPRPPYIAHREVDPLPRS
- a CDS encoding PaaI family thioesterase produces the protein MTDEMSHHPRARAAAALRRLGHAVSGHEADEALLERVAAAADRVADDLEAAPARVRDLLELKRRMFDVEVPDGARIVHFDECFVSGPWNPLGIAIDVHRDGDEAVARVELGPAFEGAPGRSHGGIVAAIFDDVLGYLLTFTHTPGFTGELTVRYLAPTPIGQPLEFRSRVVRREGRKLFCEAEARVAGPDGDLVATSHAVFIAIAAERMRA
- a CDS encoding hemolysin family protein; the encoded protein is MTLPPTVLAVAADAAAGSFSWPAIALGVALLVLNGGFVAVEIALLAARRTRVEEAAEAGDPRAARSLASLTELSVTFSGAQLGITMCSLGLGAVAEPAVASLFAGWLGGTPLPVGAVPIVAVVLALSLVVFLHMVVGEMAPKNLALARAEPVAFALARPFSIFVAVLRPLIVLLNGLANLLVRAVRVEPVDEHKLVHTAEELLFVVTESGESGTIEPHDARVLTAALRLAEIDAESAMTARVDLVTVPDDATVEQLLAVAAETGHTRLPVFHEDVDHVVGIVHVKDLLVGEVGDPSTTLAADVLRPVPAVPESRDLESLLREMLEQRSHAALVIDEYGGTAGLVTLEDVLEELVGEIDDEFDDTRHGTTEAELVWIVPGMLRRDELERMTGLDLAGGEAETVSGWVTERIGRLLEVGDRWTTADGWLLTVLGLDGRRADRIEVRSPEAPAGTTAETGVPRGDGPA
- a CDS encoding hemolysin family protein → MSGPLGLALVALLIAGNGLFVAAEFALVSVRRAQVEDLAGGGDRRARIVLRELSQLSYTLSAAQFGITATSLLLGFIAERALGETIIQPVLDLVGLPEGARLGVAVALAFLLSTITQMVVGELFPKNLAISRPLGVALVVTPLTRTFGLLLRPIIVVFDGAAQWLTRHLFRVEVTTELEGGHSLDELARIIAASGREGALTEEQTRLLRRAVELGDSRAGEVMVPRPDVVWLAEDQTLADLRVAAAATGHSRFPVRGASEDEVRGTVHVKDLLLVATDAHAATSVTELLQPPLVVPESQPLRSLLSAFRHAQRTFAVVVDEFGGTAGIVTVEDVLEVLVGDIEDEFDASEATVRRLGADRHVVRGSLRTERLEELLGVEVPDGAYETVAGFVLDRLGHIPEPGEVVATDEFDLEVTGVEGVRITELTVTDRRTTPRDGEVGS
- a CDS encoding TetR/AcrR family transcriptional regulator encodes the protein MARYRVGLETRERILAATRRVVNEVGIEGVTLKAITDQASVGAGSFYNLFRSKEDAVLEVVRQAIESVDPDPEGAGTDSLDDLVDAFVTFFTDSRPIARIYLQLALARGLTDRHVAERVNRSHRRRVERFADAWIRHDPTIDATEAEVRAELLVGGLMGLGLNALVDTSFDMRAHAQRLLPGARVVGG